The following coding sequences lie in one Paenibacillus durus ATCC 35681 genomic window:
- a CDS encoding glutamate synthase subunit beta, with product MSTPTGFMEYKRQLPGDRDPEQRVKDWEEFHDHLSEDELKTQGARCMDCGTPYCHTGIDMAGGTSGCPVHNLIPEWNNLVYRGLWKEALERLHKTNNFPEFTGSICPAPCEGSCTVGLIGQPVTIKTIELAIIDKGFEEGWVVPEPPEKRTGKKVAIVGSGPAGLAAAAQLNKAGHLVTVYERSDRVGGLLTYGIPTMKLDKRVVQRRVDLLAAEGVTFVVNTEIGKDIPAQQLVDEYDAVVLCGGATQARKFTAEGSDLNGVMYAMDYLNGTIKSYLNSGLTDGNFLSAEGKDVIVLGGGDTGSDCVATALRHGCKSITQFGTHDKAPLERDPIANPWPQFPNVYTLDYAQQEAKAVFGDDPREFSIMTTKFVGDENGNLKELHTVNIHRTVDETGRKIYQPIPGTEAVYPAQLALIAIGFDGPEQGLIQELQLDTDRRTNVKAAYGKFNTNVEKVFAAGDMRRGQSLVVWAINEGRAAAREVDQYLMGSSILP from the coding sequence ATGTCTACACCAACTGGATTTATGGAATATAAAAGACAGCTTCCGGGCGACCGCGATCCCGAACAGCGGGTTAAGGACTGGGAAGAGTTCCACGACCATCTGTCCGAAGATGAGCTTAAGACGCAGGGGGCACGCTGCATGGACTGCGGAACGCCGTACTGCCATACCGGAATCGACATGGCCGGAGGCACTTCGGGCTGTCCGGTGCATAATCTTATACCCGAATGGAACAACCTTGTATACCGAGGATTGTGGAAGGAAGCACTGGAGCGTCTGCACAAGACCAACAATTTCCCTGAATTTACCGGCAGCATCTGTCCGGCTCCATGCGAGGGCTCTTGTACGGTCGGCCTGATCGGACAGCCGGTCACGATCAAGACGATCGAGCTGGCCATTATCGATAAAGGTTTTGAAGAGGGCTGGGTCGTTCCGGAGCCTCCGGAGAAGCGCACGGGCAAAAAAGTCGCGATTGTCGGCTCCGGACCTGCCGGGCTCGCGGCGGCGGCGCAGCTTAACAAAGCGGGCCATTTGGTTACCGTCTACGAGCGCAGCGACCGGGTCGGCGGACTCCTGACCTACGGCATCCCGACGATGAAGCTCGATAAGCGTGTCGTGCAGCGGCGGGTTGACCTGCTGGCAGCTGAAGGCGTCACTTTTGTCGTGAACACGGAGATCGGCAAGGACATTCCGGCACAGCAGCTTGTTGACGAGTACGATGCTGTCGTACTGTGCGGCGGTGCGACCCAGGCGCGTAAGTTCACTGCGGAAGGCAGTGATCTGAACGGCGTGATGTACGCTATGGATTACTTGAACGGCACGATCAAGAGCTACCTGAATTCGGGGCTTACGGACGGCAACTTCCTGTCTGCGGAAGGCAAAGATGTTATCGTGCTTGGCGGCGGCGATACCGGCTCCGACTGTGTAGCTACGGCGCTCCGTCACGGCTGCAAGAGCATTACTCAGTTCGGTACGCATGACAAGGCGCCGCTCGAGCGCGATCCGATTGCGAACCCTTGGCCGCAGTTCCCGAATGTATATACGCTGGACTACGCCCAGCAGGAAGCGAAGGCGGTATTCGGCGATGACCCGCGTGAATTCTCGATTATGACGACGAAATTCGTCGGCGACGAGAACGGCAACCTTAAAGAACTGCATACGGTGAACATTCACCGGACGGTTGATGAGACAGGCCGTAAAATTTATCAGCCAATCCCCGGTACCGAAGCGGTCTATCCGGCGCAGCTGGCGCTGATTGCCATCGGTTTCGACGGACCGGAGCAGGGATTGATTCAGGAGCTGCAGCTGGATACCGACCGTCGCACGAACGTAAAAGCGGCCTACGGTAAATTTAACACCAATGTTGAAAAAGTATTTGCCGCCGGAGACATGCGCCGCGGACAAAGCCTGGTTGTGTGGGCGATCAACGAAGGGCGCGCTGCCGCCCGCGAGGTGGATCAATATTTGATGGGCTCGAGCATTCTACCGTAA
- a CDS encoding dihydrofolate reductase: MSISLIWAMGEDGVIGKDGAMPWHLPRDFAFFKAQTMGKTMLMGRKTWDSLGGKALPGRTSVILTRDESFAPEGAETVHSLEEALELGRGQDELMVIGGAEVYRMTLPFADKLIVTRIDESFEGDTFFPETDWSKWREVSHTQGIRDEKNPYDYRFVVYERSE, encoded by the coding sequence ATGAGCATTAGCTTAATTTGGGCTATGGGCGAGGATGGAGTCATAGGAAAAGATGGCGCCATGCCATGGCACCTTCCCCGGGATTTTGCGTTCTTCAAGGCGCAGACGATGGGCAAGACGATGCTGATGGGCCGAAAAACCTGGGATTCCTTGGGAGGAAAAGCGCTTCCGGGAAGAACAAGCGTTATCCTGACCCGGGACGAAAGCTTCGCTCCCGAAGGGGCGGAAACGGTTCACAGCTTGGAAGAGGCGCTTGAGCTTGGCCGCGGGCAGGATGAGCTGATGGTGATCGGCGGAGCGGAAGTATACCGGATGACGCTGCCTTTTGCCGACAAGCTGATCGTTACCCGGATTGACGAGTCTTTTGAAGGAGACACGTTTTTTCCTGAAACGGACTGGAGCAAGTGGCGGGAAGTATCCCATACGCAGGGAATCCGTGATGAGAAGAATCCGTATGATTACCGGTTTGTCGTGTACGAACGTTCGGAATAA
- the thyA gene encoding thymidylate synthase: MRKYLDLLQDVLDHGTRKSDRTGTGTISVFGRQLRFDLSEGFPLMTTKRIHLKSVVHELLWFLKGETNIAYLKENGVTIWDEWADENGELGPVYGSQWRAWESADGRQIDQISSVIESIKNNPDSRRHIVSAWNVGEIDQMKLPPCHFVFQFYVADGKLSCMLTMRSVDTFLGLPFNIASYALLTHMVAQQTGLEPGEFIWSGGDVHIYTNHLEQVATQLSREPYELPKLVIRRKPDSIFDYTFEDFEFEGYRYHPGIKAPIAV, encoded by the coding sequence TTGCGTAAATATTTAGATCTGCTGCAGGATGTATTGGATCATGGCACCCGCAAGAGCGACCGTACGGGAACGGGGACGATATCCGTATTCGGCCGTCAGTTGCGGTTCGATCTATCGGAAGGATTTCCGCTGATGACAACCAAACGGATTCATCTGAAATCGGTGGTGCACGAGCTTCTTTGGTTTCTGAAAGGCGAAACGAATATCGCTTATTTGAAAGAAAATGGCGTTACCATATGGGACGAATGGGCGGATGAGAACGGAGAACTGGGACCGGTATACGGCTCACAGTGGCGTGCATGGGAAAGCGCGGATGGACGCCAGATCGACCAGATTTCAAGCGTGATCGAATCGATCAAGAACAACCCGGATTCACGCAGGCATATCGTAAGCGCCTGGAATGTGGGCGAGATTGACCAAATGAAGCTGCCGCCCTGCCACTTCGTCTTTCAGTTTTATGTAGCGGACGGCAAGCTGTCCTGCATGCTGACGATGCGGTCGGTGGATACATTTCTCGGACTGCCGTTCAATATTGCCAGCTACGCTTTGCTGACGCATATGGTTGCCCAGCAGACAGGGCTAGAGCCGGGAGAGTTTATTTGGTCCGGCGGGGATGTGCACATTTATACAAATCATCTGGAGCAGGTGGCGACTCAGCTGTCGAGGGAGCCTTACGAGCTGCCCAAGCTTGTTATCCGCCGAAAACCGGATAGCATCTTCGACTATACTTTCGAGGATTTTGAGTTTGAAGGATACCGCTACCATCCGGGCATCAAAGCGCCTATCGCCGTATAG
- the lpdA gene encoding dihydrolipoyl dehydrogenase gives MVVGDASLDIDTLVIGAGPGGYVAAIRAAQLGQKVLIVDKSEVGGVCLNRGCIPSKALISAAHQYESAKHGEAFGISAENVKVDFTKTQEFKTSVVKKLTGGVASLLKGNKVEIFNGECMFISTTEARVFNDHESPRYRFKNCIIATGSRPIELKPFPFGGRILSSTEALELPEIPKSLIVIGGGYIGAELGQMYSKFGTKVTIIEGMDTVLPGFDKDMTRLVAKSMAKTGIEIVTNAKAESAVQTDKDVTVKYSVGGESKEVTAEYLLVTVGRRPNTDGELGLDLIGVELDERGLIKVDHQGRTNIPNIFAIGDVVPGLALAHKASYEGKIAAEAIAGHKSAVDYKVIPAVVFTDPECSSVGLTEKEAKDKGFKVKSGKFPFAGNGRALSLNNPDGFIKIVANEENNIVLGAQIVGIEASNLIAELGLAIEMGATLEDISLTIHGHPTLGEVVMEAAELVEGHPIHVLTR, from the coding sequence ATGGTAGTGGGAGACGCTTCACTCGATATTGATACATTGGTTATTGGTGCAGGTCCGGGCGGATATGTGGCAGCCATCCGGGCTGCCCAGCTTGGACAAAAAGTTCTCATCGTGGATAAATCCGAAGTCGGCGGCGTATGTCTGAATCGTGGGTGTATCCCGTCCAAAGCACTGATTTCGGCGGCTCACCAGTATGAATCCGCCAAGCACGGCGAAGCGTTCGGCATTAGCGCCGAGAACGTGAAGGTGGATTTCACCAAGACGCAGGAGTTTAAGACCAGCGTCGTCAAGAAGCTGACCGGCGGCGTCGCCAGTCTGCTGAAGGGCAACAAGGTTGAAATCTTCAACGGTGAATGCATGTTCATCAGCACAACGGAAGCGCGCGTATTCAACGACCATGAATCCCCGCGCTACCGCTTCAAGAACTGCATTATCGCGACCGGCTCCCGTCCGATCGAGCTTAAGCCTTTCCCGTTCGGCGGACGCATTCTGTCCTCCACCGAGGCGCTGGAGCTGCCGGAAATTCCGAAGAGCCTGATCGTCATCGGCGGCGGCTACATCGGCGCGGAGCTCGGTCAAATGTACTCCAAGTTCGGCACCAAAGTTACGATTATCGAAGGTATGGATACCGTACTGCCTGGCTTCGATAAAGACATGACCCGTCTTGTAGCCAAGAGCATGGCGAAGACCGGCATTGAGATCGTGACGAATGCCAAAGCGGAAAGCGCGGTGCAGACTGACAAGGACGTTACCGTGAAATACTCCGTTGGCGGCGAGTCCAAGGAAGTAACGGCTGAATACCTGCTCGTAACCGTAGGCCGCCGTCCGAACACGGATGGAGAGCTGGGACTTGACCTGATCGGCGTCGAGCTGGATGAGCGCGGGCTGATCAAGGTTGACCATCAGGGCCGCACCAACATTCCGAACATCTTCGCCATCGGCGATGTCGTTCCTGGACTTGCACTGGCCCACAAAGCTTCCTACGAGGGCAAAATTGCCGCTGAAGCGATTGCGGGACATAAATCCGCTGTCGACTACAAAGTGATTCCGGCCGTCGTGTTCACCGATCCGGAATGCTCCAGCGTCGGCCTGACGGAGAAAGAAGCGAAGGACAAAGGCTTCAAAGTCAAATCCGGCAAATTCCCGTTTGCGGGCAACGGCCGCGCCCTGTCCCTGAACAATCCGGACGGCTTCATCAAGATTGTCGCCAACGAAGAGAACAACATCGTGCTGGGCGCGCAAATCGTCGGCATCGAAGCTTCCAACCTGATCGCCGAGCTTGGTCTGGCTATCGAAATGGGCGCTACGCTTGAAGATATCTCGCTGACCATTCACGGCCACCCGACACTGGGCGAAGTCGTAATGGAAGCGGCGGAACTGGTCGAAGGACACCCGATTCACGTGCTGACCCGCTAA
- a CDS encoding dihydrolipoamide acetyltransferase family protein — MTKFNYPFPELGEGLHEGEIIKMHIKAGDKVTDEDIIMEVQNDKAVVEVPCPVNGTVLEVLAKDGDVFRVGQTVAVIDAEGDIPEQEGGHAEEQSAQEADSAKGSADTASSPAAASPADAKAGEAGGAEAVPAPDRDVLATPSVRKFARDNSVDISKVNGSGKNGKITREDVEAFLSGGQAAAPAAVEAASEAAPAEKAAAPAAAAAGNVSLEEERVPFKGIRKAIANAMVKSAYTAPHVTIMDEVDVTELVAFRTRMKPLAEKKGVKVTYLPFIVKALVAASRQFPALNATIDEEANEIVYKKYYNIGIATDTENGLIVPVIKDADRKSIWMIASAISDLAARGREGKLSPNEMKGSTISITNIGSAGGMFFTPIINFPEVAILGTGRISEKPVVKNGEIVAAPVMALSLSFDHRIIDGATAQNFMNYIKSLLANPELLVMEV; from the coding sequence GTGACAAAATTCAATTACCCGTTCCCCGAGCTGGGCGAAGGCCTGCACGAAGGCGAAATCATCAAGATGCACATCAAGGCCGGGGATAAAGTAACCGACGAAGACATTATTATGGAAGTGCAGAACGACAAGGCGGTCGTCGAAGTTCCGTGTCCCGTTAACGGAACCGTTCTGGAAGTGTTGGCCAAGGACGGCGACGTGTTCCGCGTAGGCCAGACTGTTGCCGTTATCGACGCCGAAGGCGACATTCCGGAGCAGGAAGGCGGACATGCCGAGGAGCAGAGCGCGCAGGAAGCCGATTCGGCCAAAGGCAGTGCGGACACCGCTTCGTCTCCGGCTGCAGCCAGTCCAGCGGACGCAAAAGCAGGCGAAGCCGGCGGCGCGGAAGCCGTTCCGGCGCCGGACCGCGACGTTCTGGCTACGCCGAGCGTGCGCAAATTCGCCCGTGACAACAGCGTGGACATTTCTAAAGTGAATGGCAGCGGCAAAAACGGTAAAATCACCCGCGAGGACGTCGAAGCGTTCCTGAGCGGCGGTCAAGCAGCAGCTCCGGCAGCAGTGGAAGCGGCCTCCGAAGCGGCGCCAGCAGAGAAGGCGGCGGCTCCGGCGGCAGCAGCTGCCGGCAATGTGAGCCTTGAGGAAGAGCGCGTACCGTTCAAGGGTATCCGCAAAGCGATTGCGAACGCCATGGTTAAATCGGCTTATACCGCTCCGCACGTAACGATTATGGACGAAGTGGATGTAACCGAGCTGGTTGCTTTCCGCACACGCATGAAGCCTCTCGCCGAGAAGAAGGGTGTGAAGGTAACCTACCTTCCGTTCATCGTCAAAGCGCTTGTAGCGGCTTCCCGTCAGTTCCCGGCGCTTAATGCCACCATTGACGAAGAAGCGAATGAAATTGTGTACAAGAAATACTACAACATTGGTATTGCAACCGATACGGAGAACGGCCTGATCGTTCCGGTCATCAAGGATGCCGACCGCAAGAGCATCTGGATGATCGCCTCGGCGATCAGCGACCTGGCTGCACGCGGCCGTGAAGGCAAGCTGAGCCCGAACGAAATGAAGGGCAGCACGATTTCCATCACGAACATCGGCTCCGCCGGCGGTATGTTCTTTACGCCGATCATCAACTTCCCTGAAGTGGCTATTCTCGGAACGGGCCGCATCAGCGAGAAGCCGGTGGTGAAGAACGGAGAGATCGTAGCCGCTCCGGTTATGGCTCTGTCCTTAAGCTTCGACCATCGCATTATCGACGGCGCAACCGCGCAGAACTTTATGAACTACATTAAATCGCTGCTCGCAAATCCGGAGCTGCTGGTTATGGAGGTGTAA
- a CDS encoding alpha-ketoacid dehydrogenase subunit beta — MAQMNMKEAIRDAMRVELKRDPNVLIFGEDVGHVGGVFRATEGLQGEFGEERVFDTPLAESAIGGLAVGLGVQGFRPIAEIQFVGFIFEALDQMVIQAARLRYRTGGKYNAPIVFRTPFGGGVKAAELHTDSLEGLIAQSPGIKVVVPSNPYDAKGLLIAAIRDNDPVFFMEHLNLYHAFRTEVPEGDYTVEIGKANVVREGSDVTIIAYGLMVHTATKAADELEKSGIKAEIIDLRTVSPIDIDTIVESVKKTNRAIVVQEAQKSAGVAAEVIAQINEKAILHLEAPVLRIAGPDTVYPFAQIEDTWLPNPARIIAGVKKVLEF; from the coding sequence ATGGCACAAATGAATATGAAAGAAGCGATTCGCGACGCGATGCGCGTCGAATTAAAACGTGATCCGAACGTCCTGATCTTCGGCGAAGACGTCGGCCATGTAGGCGGCGTATTCCGGGCGACAGAAGGATTGCAGGGCGAGTTCGGCGAGGAGCGCGTATTCGATACGCCGCTGGCTGAATCCGCTATCGGCGGTCTTGCTGTGGGCCTTGGCGTACAAGGTTTCCGGCCGATTGCCGAGATCCAGTTCGTCGGCTTTATTTTTGAAGCGCTGGACCAAATGGTTATACAGGCGGCCCGTCTGCGCTACCGCACCGGCGGCAAATACAACGCTCCAATCGTCTTCCGCACCCCGTTTGGCGGCGGCGTCAAGGCGGCTGAGCTGCACACCGACTCCCTGGAAGGCCTGATCGCTCAGAGCCCCGGCATCAAGGTTGTCGTTCCTTCCAACCCTTATGACGCGAAGGGACTGCTGATCGCGGCTATCCGCGACAATGACCCGGTATTTTTCATGGAGCATTTGAACCTGTACCATGCTTTCCGCACAGAGGTTCCGGAAGGCGACTATACGGTTGAAATCGGCAAGGCCAACGTCGTCCGCGAAGGCTCCGATGTTACGATTATCGCTTACGGCTTGATGGTACATACGGCCACCAAGGCTGCAGATGAACTTGAGAAGAGCGGCATCAAAGCTGAAATCATTGACCTGCGCACCGTCAGCCCGATCGACATCGATACGATTGTGGAATCCGTGAAGAAGACGAACCGCGCCATTGTGGTGCAGGAAGCGCAAAAGAGCGCCGGTGTCGCCGCCGAAGTCATTGCGCAGATCAACGAAAAGGCGATTCTCCATCTCGAAGCCCCCGTTCTGCGGATCGCAGGACCGGACACGGTATATCCGTTCGCCCAAATCGAAGACACCTGGCTGCCAAATCCCGCCCGCATCATTGCCGGCGTGAAGAAAGTTCTGGAATTTTAA
- the pdhA gene encoding pyruvate dehydrogenase (acetyl-transferring) E1 component subunit alpha: MSKVPYEVYTEDVEALTVLSPAGEVINKDKMPALTDDQLKEIAYRMIFTRTWDDRAVNLGRQGRLGFYAPTSGQEATMVGSEFALEKEDFICPGYRDIPQLVWHGLPLHQAFLYSRGHQHGGEIPEDVSVLPPQIIIGAQILHATGIAMGFKLKNQKNVAITYTGDGGSSEGDFYEGLNFAGRFKLPVIFFVQNNGYAITTPFAKQTASKSIAHKAVAAGITGVKVDGMDIFAVIQAVREAAERARNGEGPTLIEAVTYRFRPHSLSDDASKYRTKEEEGEWNEKDPIARVVKYLESKGLWSDEDTQRVKDEAKAKVNEEIKLAEKTEKMTISGLIDSMFETTPKDLEEQKADFE; encoded by the coding sequence ATGAGTAAAGTTCCTTACGAGGTATATACAGAGGACGTAGAGGCTCTTACGGTCCTTTCTCCGGCTGGAGAAGTGATCAATAAAGATAAAATGCCCGCTCTTACCGATGATCAATTAAAAGAAATAGCTTACCGCATGATTTTCACCCGTACTTGGGATGATCGTGCCGTTAACCTGGGCCGCCAAGGCCGCCTCGGCTTCTACGCCCCGACTTCCGGACAGGAAGCGACAATGGTCGGCAGTGAATTCGCTCTTGAGAAGGAGGACTTCATCTGCCCGGGCTACCGCGATATTCCGCAGCTTGTCTGGCATGGTCTGCCTCTTCATCAGGCGTTCCTGTACTCCCGCGGCCATCAGCACGGCGGTGAAATCCCTGAGGATGTCAGCGTGCTGCCTCCGCAGATCATCATTGGCGCTCAAATTCTGCATGCCACAGGCATTGCCATGGGCTTTAAATTGAAGAATCAGAAGAATGTCGCTATTACCTACACCGGGGACGGAGGCTCCTCTGAAGGCGATTTCTACGAAGGTCTTAACTTTGCGGGACGCTTCAAGCTGCCGGTCATTTTCTTTGTGCAAAATAACGGCTACGCCATCACAACGCCGTTCGCCAAGCAAACCGCTTCCAAGTCGATCGCCCATAAAGCGGTTGCTGCCGGCATTACCGGCGTGAAAGTGGACGGAATGGATATTTTTGCGGTCATTCAAGCGGTTAGAGAAGCCGCCGAACGCGCCCGGAATGGAGAAGGGCCTACCCTGATCGAAGCCGTTACGTACCGTTTCCGTCCGCACTCCCTGTCCGACGACGCGAGCAAATATCGCACCAAAGAAGAAGAAGGCGAGTGGAACGAGAAAGACCCGATCGCCCGTGTGGTTAAATATTTGGAGTCCAAAGGCCTGTGGAGCGACGAAGATACGCAGCGCGTGAAGGACGAAGCGAAGGCGAAAGTGAACGAAGAAATCAAGCTTGCGGAAAAAACCGAAAAAATGACGATCTCCGGCCTGATCGACAGTATGTTCGAAACGACGCCGAAAGATCTTGAAGAGCAAAAAGCCGATTTTGAATAA
- a CDS encoding alpha/beta hydrolase, whose amino-acid sequence MDDSVFLKRTIVKHTLWSESLQEERKLRIYLPPGYNELLSYPVVYCQDGEEFFNFGRIATIAGKLILEEGAEPFIIVGVEVNVAVRTQEYAPFGTRFDQYLACFAEEIIPYVEQNYPVRRSPNERIVAGDSLGGSVSLHLALRYPELFTRILSLSGAFYPLTLEWIEDETDLSWLEINMVVGLQERDYETDTGVYDFVQLNRDAKKLLEERGAKVDYREKDGRHLWGFWQKELPESLLYFLTI is encoded by the coding sequence ATGGATGATTCTGTTTTTCTGAAACGTACAATTGTAAAACATACCCTTTGGAGTGAAAGCCTGCAAGAGGAACGCAAGCTGCGCATATATCTTCCTCCAGGCTATAACGAGCTGCTCAGCTATCCCGTAGTCTACTGCCAGGACGGGGAGGAGTTTTTTAACTTCGGCCGAATCGCCACCATAGCGGGCAAGCTGATTCTCGAAGAAGGCGCAGAGCCTTTCATCATTGTCGGGGTCGAAGTGAACGTTGCCGTCAGAACCCAGGAATATGCGCCTTTTGGCACCCGGTTCGACCAGTACCTTGCCTGCTTTGCCGAAGAAATTATCCCCTATGTTGAGCAAAATTATCCGGTCCGCCGCTCGCCGAACGAACGGATCGTTGCCGGAGACTCGCTTGGGGGAAGCGTCTCGCTCCACCTCGCCCTCCGTTACCCTGAGCTGTTCACCCGCATTCTCAGCCTTTCAGGCGCGTTCTATCCTCTCACACTGGAATGGATTGAGGACGAAACCGATCTTTCGTGGCTTGAGATCAACATGGTCGTGGGCCTCCAGGAAAGAGATTATGAGACCGACACGGGCGTCTATGATTTTGTGCAGCTCAACCGGGATGCGAAGAAGCTGCTTGAAGAACGCGGCGCCAAGGTGGATTACCGGGAGAAGGACGGACGCCATTTGTGGGGCTTTTGGCAGAAGGAGCTGCCGGAATCGCTATTGTATTTTTTAACCATCTGA
- a CDS encoding low molecular weight protein-tyrosine-phosphatase: MLHVLFVCLGNICRSPMAEAVLRNKIVKEGLGQKISVDSAGTGDWHIGKPPHEGTRRMLDLNGISYEGMAARRVSSEDFGKFDYIICMDNSNGANVRKLPGGQDAKLMYFMELLPDNEHKEVPDPYFTGNFEEVYELVDAGCGVLLDKLKQDLSLK; the protein is encoded by the coding sequence ATGCTGCATGTGCTGTTTGTCTGCCTGGGGAATATTTGCCGTTCTCCAATGGCGGAAGCAGTTCTAAGGAACAAGATCGTGAAGGAAGGCTTGGGGCAAAAGATATCCGTGGATTCCGCCGGTACCGGCGACTGGCATATCGGAAAACCGCCGCATGAGGGGACAAGACGGATGCTGGACCTGAATGGCATCAGCTATGAAGGAATGGCCGCGAGAAGAGTGAGCAGCGAAGACTTCGGCAAATTCGACTATATCATCTGCATGGACAACTCGAACGGGGCCAACGTTCGCAAACTGCCCGGAGGACAGGATGCGAAGCTCATGTACTTTATGGAATTACTGCCGGACAATGAGCATAAGGAAGTGCCGGACCCCTATTTTACAGGCAACTTTGAAGAGGTGTATGAACTGGTCGATGCGGGCTGCGGGGTTTTGCTGGACAAGCTGAAACAAGATCTGTCATTAAAGTAG
- a CDS encoding thiamine diphosphokinase, with protein sequence MPARRTVIFAGGELSEQFLRELDKEDFIIGADRGALFLVSHGVIPDIAVGDFDSITLEEFKRIEEQVPRVIACDPVDKDLTDSELALDLALEQQPEDILLFGVTGTRLDHTLASIQMMTRVLQRQIRCSAMDLNNYVTITGSQATIQDRGYTYVSLLPVTPEVTGITLEGFQYPLTDATLKLGQSLGISNRLVSPTGTVTILSGLLLIIQSND encoded by the coding sequence ATGCCAGCGCGCAGAACCGTTATTTTTGCCGGCGGAGAGCTGTCCGAGCAGTTTTTGCGGGAACTGGACAAAGAAGATTTCATTATCGGCGCTGATCGCGGTGCGCTCTTTCTTGTCAGTCACGGCGTTATTCCCGATATTGCCGTAGGCGATTTCGACTCCATCACTCTGGAAGAGTTCAAGCGGATTGAAGAACAAGTCCCAAGAGTGATTGCCTGCGACCCCGTTGATAAAGATTTAACCGACAGCGAGCTTGCCCTGGATCTTGCTCTTGAACAGCAGCCGGAGGACATTTTGCTCTTCGGTGTTACCGGCACACGGCTTGACCATACCCTGGCCAGCATCCAGATGATGACTCGGGTGCTTCAGCGCCAAATCCGCTGCTCGGCCATGGATCTCAACAATTATGTCACCATTACCGGCTCCCAGGCCACTATACAGGATCGGGGCTATACTTATGTTTCCCTGCTGCCCGTGACTCCAGAAGTCACCGGGATTACACTGGAGGGCTTTCAGTATCCATTAACCGACGCTACGCTTAAGCTTGGCCAATCTCTGGGGATAAGCAACCGGCTGGTCTCACCCACAGGGACCGTTACGATCCTGAGCGGACTTCTGCTTATTATTCAGAGTAACGACTAA
- a CDS encoding C40 family peptidase has translation MNKATLIQKALVVGVCTAIGFGGVMASGEATPTAQAASVSAKGDQIVNLGKQYMGTPYKFGVTTKTTKYFDCSSFTKYIFGKYGIDLPRTSVKQSKVGRAVSKSDLRVGDLVFFSSGSRANGSNVTHVAVYAGGGKILHTYGSPGVTISDLNSGNWKRTYLKARRVL, from the coding sequence ATGAATAAAGCAACACTTATACAAAAAGCACTAGTTGTCGGGGTATGTACAGCCATCGGATTTGGCGGAGTCATGGCTAGCGGAGAAGCAACACCGACCGCGCAAGCCGCATCGGTGTCGGCAAAAGGTGATCAAATTGTCAACTTAGGCAAACAATATATGGGAACCCCTTATAAATTCGGTGTTACCACAAAGACGACCAAATACTTCGACTGCTCGTCCTTTACCAAATATATTTTCGGCAAATACGGCATCGACCTGCCCCGCACTTCGGTAAAACAATCCAAAGTGGGCCGAGCCGTCTCCAAATCCGATCTCCGCGTAGGCGATCTCGTGTTCTTCTCCAGCGGCAGCCGTGCTAACGGCAGTAACGTTACTCACGTAGCGGTTTACGCTGGGGGCGGAAAAATTCTGCACACCTACGGCTCACCGGGTGTCACGATTTCCGACCTGAACTCCGGCAACTGGAAAAGAACGTATCTGAAAGCACGCCGCGTTCTGTAA